The genomic window TCTTGATAAAAACTTAGTGGAAGCACTGGCCGATCCCCTGATTCACTTAGTAAGAAACTCTGTCGACCATGGTATTGAAATGCCGGACGACCGTGTTGTTGCAGGTAAGTCTAGAACGGGTAAAGTGATTCTTTCTGCCTCTCAAGAAGGTGACCACATTGAATTGGCTATCGTTGATGACGGTGGCGGTATGGACCCTGATAAGCTTCGAGCTATCGCGGTTAAACGTGGTTTGATGGATGAAGACGCCGCGTCTCGCTTATCAAATAAAGAGTGTTTTAACCTAATTTTTGCTCCTGGCTTCTCCAGCAAAGAGAAGATCTCAGATATCTCTGGTCGTGGTGTGGGTATGGACGTTGTGAAAACAGCGATCAACACACTGAATGGCTCAATTGACATTGATTCAGAGATGGGACAGGGCACCAAGATCACGATCAAAGTTCCACTGACTTTAGCCATTTTACCGACCTTGATGGTTGGTGTAGCTGGTCACCCATTCGCGTTGCCTTTGGCATCGGTAAACGAAATTTTCCACCTAGATTTAAGTCGCACTAACGTGGTTGATGGTCAGCTGACTATCATCGTTCGCGATAAATCTATCCCGTTGTTCTATTTACAAAACTGGCTTGCACCTAAAGCGGGTATTGTCGAACTGCGTAAAGGGCACGGCCATGTTGTTATCGTACAACTGGGTAGCCAACGTGTTGGTTTTGTTGTCGATACGCTTATCGGCCAAGAAGAAGTTGTTATCAAGCCACTTGATAAGCTACTGCAAGGCACGCCAGGAATGGCAGGCGCGACAATTACAAGTGACGGACACATTGCATTGATTCTTGATGTGCCGGACTTGTTGAAGCAGTACGCAGCTGCGTCAAGAATTTAATTTAAGGATAAATATGGCGATTAAAGTATTAGTTGTTGATGATTCGAGTTTTTTTCGACGTCGCGTTAGTGAGATCATCAACTCAGAGGCTCGCCTAGAAGTCATCGATGTAGCAGTAAACGGCAAAGAGGCCGTTGAGAAAGCCAAAAAGTTAAGACCCGATGTTATTACGATGGATATTGAAATGCCGGTCATGGATGGCATCACCGCTGTTCGTGAAATTATGGCCGCGTCGCCTACGCCTATTTTGATGTTTTCATCGTTAACACATGATGGTGCGAAAGCAACATTGGATGCTTTGGATGCAGGTGCTCTCGACTTCTTACCTAAGAAGTTTGAAGACATCGCACGTAACCGCGACGATGCAGTTGCATTGCTTCAACAGCGCGTAATTCAGATTGCTGCAAAGCGTGCATTTATGCGTCGTGCTCCTATTGCGCCGAGAGCGACAGCAACGACTTCAACTTCAACGCCATTACGCCAACCAATAACAGCCGCTACTTCGGTTGCTAAACCTACAGTTGCGGCGACAGCGAAATTCAGAGCTTCAGGTAAGAAGTATCAATTAACTGCCATTGGTACTTCGACTGGCGGCCCTGTTGCACTACAGAAAATTTTGACGCACATTCCGGCTCATTATCCACATCCGATTGTGTTGGTTCAGCATATGCCTGCTACGTTTACTGCCGCTTTTGCTAACCGTCTGAACAGCCTATGTAAGATTGAAGTTCGTGAAGCGCAAGATGGAGATATGTTGAAAGCTGGTGTGGCGTATCTTGCTCCGGGTGGTAAACAGATGATGGTGGATGGCAGAGCCGGTTCGGCACGTCTAAGAATTATCGATGGCGGCGACCGCATGAACTACAAGCCTTGTGTGGATGTCACATTCGGCTCTGCTGCAAAGATCTACGGCGACAAAGTGTTGTCTATGATACTGACCGGTATGGGCGCAGATGGTCGAGAAGGTTCGCGTATGTTGAAAACTGCGGGCTCGACGATTTGGGCACAAGATGAAGATAGTTGTGTTGTATATGGTATGCCTCAAGCGGTAGCAAAAGCGGGCATTTCTACTGAAGACCTACCTCTCGACCGCATTGCGGAAAGGATCTTGGTTGAAGTTGGCTTAGCTTAGGTAAATCGACATGATTGTTTGGAGTGTTGCAAACCAAAAAGGTGGTGTTGGTAAAACGACTACGACCGTGACTCTAGCAGGTTTACTTGCGTTGAAGGGGCACCGTGTTCTGTTGGTTGATACTGACCCACATGCATCACTGACCACCTATCTGGGTTACGACTCAGATACGGTGGAATCGAGCCTGTTTGATCTGTTCCAGTTGCGTGAGTTTACCGCGCAGACGGTAAGACCTTTGCTTTTACAAACGGAAGTCGAAGGTATTGATATTATTCCTGCACATATGTCATTAGCGACATTAGATCGTGTGATGGGAAATCGAAGTGGTATGGGATTGATCTTGAAGCGCGCTTTAGTGGCTTTGCAAAGTGACTATGACTACGTGCTTATTGACTGTCCGCCCATTCTGGGTGTCATGATGGTCAATGCTTTGGCGGCGAGTGATCGTATTTTGATTCCTGTACAGACTGAGTTTTTGGCAATGAAGGGCTTAGAGCGCATGATTCGCACTTTATCCATCATGCAGAAGTCTCGTAAAACACCGTTTAAAGTGACGATTATACCGACGATGTACGATAAACGGACCAGAGCATCACTACAAACACTCACTCAGCTTAAAGATGATTACCCGAACCAAGTTTGGACATCTGCCGTACCGATTGATACCAAGTTTCGAGATGCGAGCTTAAAACGTTTGCCAGCCTCTCACTTTGCGTCGGGTAGTCGCGGTGTATTTGCTTATAAACAATTGCTTATTTATCTTGAGAGGTTAGCGATAAATGAGCGTGAATAACGAATTAACAGAGACACGACAAAGTCTATCGAGTGAACAAGCGCTGGATGATTATTTCACTTCGCTATTGGGCGAAGAAAATAGTGAACCGGATGCGTTTTTTGTTGACCAGTCTATCGAACTGTCTCAACCTGAAGAGCCAGAGCCAGAGCCAGAGCCAGAGCCAGAGCCAGAGCCAGAGCCAGAGCCAGAGCCAGAGCCAGAGCCAGAGCCAGAGCCAGAGCCAGAGCCACAATTGACGAATCATTATTCGACTTATGCAGAACTGCGTTCCGCTGAGTTTGATGTGCCTAATCTTGAGGATGTTCAAAGGTTACTGAGTCGTTTAGAAGCGACTAATGTTGTTGATGAACTGAACCTCGATGAGTTGATGGATCAGAACACCCAGAAAATCGCCCAGCAAGCAGACATGCAAATGTTTGATGCCACGGTTGAGTCTGTTCAAGTGTTTGAAGAGCCGGAGATTCAAGATTGGAATCTTCCAGAACCTGATTTATCCATTGCTGAAGAGTCACCTGTTGAATCGCAGCAAATTGAAGAGTTACAAGCTGAACCGTTAGAAACGGAACAAGTAGAATTTAAGGCTGTTGAGTCGAAACTTGACGCTCCTGAGCCAGAGACCGTTATTGAACCTGAAACTCAAGCAGGAGGTGCTGACCAGTTGACCTCTTGGGAAAGTACGGTTCGCACAGAAGACTTTCAAGTCTTGTATTTTGATGTAAACGGCGTGACCTTTGCGGTGCCACTTGATGAGCTTGGCGGCATCCATCGCCTTGAAGAGTTAAGTCATATTATTGGTAAGCCAGCTTGGTATTTGGGCTTGCAAACCAAGCATGACAGTCAACTCGATGTGGTTGATACAGCCAAGTGGGTGATGTCAGAAAAGCTATCGAATGACGAATATAAAGAAAACTATCAATATATAGTGATGCTTGGGGAAAGCTTATGGGGGCTTGCGGGCACCGAGCTTAAAGGTACCGAACTGCTGAATTCAGATAAAGTACGTTGGCGAGAAACGGCAGGCAAACGTCCATGGCTCGCTGGTATGGTTAAAGAAAAAATGTGTGCTTTGATTCATGTTGAAGCACTAATCGCTATGCTCAATGCAGGGCTAGATGTAAAAGCATTAAGCTAGTAACAAGCATTAGGCTAACAATAAACGCATTAAGTTAATAATAGTGGTCGGTAACGACGGCAAGAGGATTATTTATGTCTCATATGAGTGAAGTTGAAGTAAGAAAAGATCAAACAAATGATGAAGTACTTCAATGGGTGACATTCCAACTGGAAGAAGAAACGTACGGCATCAACGTCATGCAAGTGCGTGAAGTACTGCGTTACAGCGAAATTGCTCCAGTACCGGGTGCTCCAGATTACGTTTTGGGTATTATCAACCTACGTGGTAACGTTGTGACTGTTATCGACACTCGCTCTCGCTTTGGTTTGATGCAAGGTGAAATCACAGACAATACTCGTATCATCGTTATTGAATCTGAGCGTCAAGTCATCGGCATCCTAGTCGATAGCGTTGCTGAAGTGGTTTACCTACGTTCTTCTGAAATCGACACAACGCCAAGTGTCGGCACGGATGAAAGTGCTAAGTTCATTCAAGGTGTCAGCAACCGTGATGGCAAGCTGCTTATCTTAGTAGATCTAAACAAACTACTAAGCGAAGACGAATGGGATGAGATGGCTCACCTGTAATGTTTGAAGCGCTTCCTTTAAGCCCTGTCGCTCTGATATCAGGCGTTGGGGTTTTTACGTTATTCATCGTGATTTTGATTAGCAAAGTAAAACGTGCGATTCAAAAGCAGCTCGATAAGTCACGCCTGCAAGTTGGTCACTTGGAAAAGGAGCTTCAAAAATCAAGTAAGCAATTGCTTGAGGTTCGCTCTGTGGTGGTTGGCCTTGGTCAAAAAGTAACGGAACAACAAGATCTGATAAAGCATCTGAATGAACGTATTGTTGAGTTGGAACATGCGGACACTGATGGACGTTTGTACACACGTGCAACGAAAATGGTTCAGCTAGGCGCTGGGATTAACGAATTGATCGAAGAGTGTGAGTTGCCTAAAGCAGAGGCTGAGCTAATGATGTCGTTACAGAATAAGCTGACAGGCAAAGAAAAAATCCCTTCGTTGAGAAGTGATCCCTCCTCGTTTAAAGATCAACCCGCGGTCACTCATGATCGTAAAGGCCCATCTCGACGTCGTTGAATTGAGTGCTGACAGCACTTTAATACAGGTGTTTATCGTGTATTCCTCAAAAAAGAAGCTACGGCTTCTTTTTTTGTGCCCATCTGTATTTTATAGAACGATGTTTGTAAGTGATTGTATCTGAAGTGATATTTTGTTTGTTGTTAAATATGTGTCAATTGTGATGTGATGGTAACAGTTTCTTACGGGTTTGTTCTCTCGAAAACGTCAAGTTCTGTTTTGTGTCCATATTGGTGTGCTACTATAGCACTCTCTTTACTTAACCAAATTTACCTATGTTAG from Vibrio artabrorum includes these protein-coding regions:
- a CDS encoding DUF2802 domain-containing protein; translated protein: MFEALPLSPVALISGVGVFTLFIVILISKVKRAIQKQLDKSRLQVGHLEKELQKSSKQLLEVRSVVVGLGQKVTEQQDLIKHLNERIVELEHADTDGRLYTRATKMVQLGAGINELIEECELPKAEAELMMSLQNKLTGKEKIPSLRSDPSSFKDQPAVTHDRKGPSRRR
- a CDS encoding protein-glutamate methylesterase/protein-glutamine glutaminase: MAIKVLVVDDSSFFRRRVSEIINSEARLEVIDVAVNGKEAVEKAKKLRPDVITMDIEMPVMDGITAVREIMAASPTPILMFSSLTHDGAKATLDALDAGALDFLPKKFEDIARNRDDAVALLQQRVIQIAAKRAFMRRAPIAPRATATTSTSTPLRQPITAATSVAKPTVAATAKFRASGKKYQLTAIGTSTGGPVALQKILTHIPAHYPHPIVLVQHMPATFTAAFANRLNSLCKIEVREAQDGDMLKAGVAYLAPGGKQMMVDGRAGSARLRIIDGGDRMNYKPCVDVTFGSAAKIYGDKVLSMILTGMGADGREGSRMLKTAGSTIWAQDEDSCVVYGMPQAVAKAGISTEDLPLDRIAERILVEVGLA
- a CDS encoding ParA family protein, whose translation is MIVWSVANQKGGVGKTTTTVTLAGLLALKGHRVLLVDTDPHASLTTYLGYDSDTVESSLFDLFQLREFTAQTVRPLLLQTEVEGIDIIPAHMSLATLDRVMGNRSGMGLILKRALVALQSDYDYVLIDCPPILGVMMVNALAASDRILIPVQTEFLAMKGLERMIRTLSIMQKSRKTPFKVTIIPTMYDKRTRASLQTLTQLKDDYPNQVWTSAVPIDTKFRDASLKRLPASHFASGSRGVFAYKQLLIYLERLAINERE
- a CDS encoding chemotaxis protein CheW, with the protein product MSVNNELTETRQSLSSEQALDDYFTSLLGEENSEPDAFFVDQSIELSQPEEPEPEPEPEPEPEPEPEPEPEPEPEPEPEPEPQLTNHYSTYAELRSAEFDVPNLEDVQRLLSRLEATNVVDELNLDELMDQNTQKIAQQADMQMFDATVESVQVFEEPEIQDWNLPEPDLSIAEESPVESQQIEELQAEPLETEQVEFKAVESKLDAPEPETVIEPETQAGGADQLTSWESTVRTEDFQVLYFDVNGVTFAVPLDELGGIHRLEELSHIIGKPAWYLGLQTKHDSQLDVVDTAKWVMSEKLSNDEYKENYQYIVMLGESLWGLAGTELKGTELLNSDKVRWRETAGKRPWLAGMVKEKMCALIHVEALIAMLNAGLDVKALS
- a CDS encoding chemotaxis protein CheW, producing the protein MSHMSEVEVRKDQTNDEVLQWVTFQLEEETYGINVMQVREVLRYSEIAPVPGAPDYVLGIINLRGNVVTVIDTRSRFGLMQGEITDNTRIIVIESERQVIGILVDSVAEVVYLRSSEIDTTPSVGTDESAKFIQGVSNRDGKLLILVDLNKLLSEDEWDEMAHL